Sequence from the Solea senegalensis isolate Sse05_10M linkage group LG1, IFAPA_SoseM_1, whole genome shotgun sequence genome:
agctgtttgttttccatgtggTCCgggttctgctgctgctctaatgATGAAGCACTTCCTGCTCTGTTGTGGTTTCATGTGTCAGCTTGGGTCTAAACAGTGAGCTGACAACATGGATCTCTGGTGTGTTTCACTTCACCtctccatatttattttaaactgctCCAGAGAGTCTAATCTACGacaaaccgctcactctcccacaccaaagtccagagagaaaatcagtgattttaacatcacacacacacaggagtttttgatccactgctgcctccatcactaaggtCTAATGTCCCCTTATGTTGTCGCTTTGGGTTTTTAAATTCTTCATTACaatttaactcagtgacacaaagtgaccacacgaggcagtagaggaccagcagctaaaatcactgattttctctatggactttcgGTTGGGAGaatgagcagtttacaaacttcagtttccagtgtaacagtgagataaagttgTGAAGACAGaggattttacacacacacacacacacacacaacctcataCTCCGCCCCACTGACACCTAAGCATGATCAAAACAAACGGACACATGACAGGTCCACACCGACCTAACCTTTGGCCCCTCACCATGCTATTGTTCAGCAGGCTGACTCTGCCCCGCCTCCCTCCTCCATAATCCCTGTGATCCCAATCtcaccaatcccagctgagacCTCCATCATCCCTACGACATCACAggtgttttttccctttaattttgctcttcttttctttttctctggtCCTTCATCTCCACATtctctctccttcatctccacgttctctctctccttcatctccatgttctctctccttcatctccacattctctctccttcatctcctcgttctctctctccttcatctccACGTTCTCCCTCCTTCATCTCCATGTTCTCTGTCTTCTTCATCTCTCATCTCCACGTTCTCTCATCTCgcttctctccttctcctcgttCTCTTCTTTTCATctccatgttttctctctcttcatctccacgttctctctcttttatatCCACATTCGCTCTCCTTCATCTCCACGTTCTCTCCTTCATCTCCATGTTCTGTCTCTCCTTCATCTCCATGTTCTGTCTTTCATctccatgttttctttcatctcaacattctctctccatctccacgTTCTATTTCATCtccatgttctctctcttttcatctccacgttctctctccttcatctccacgtgttctctctctttcatctccacgtttctctccttcatctctatctttcttcttctcttctcatctccatgtcctctctctccttcatctccactctctccttcatctccacgttctctctctttcatctcatgtcctctctctccttcatctccacgttctctctctccttcatcttcACGTTCTCTTTCATCTCCCCGTTCTCTCGCTCCTTCATCTCCACGATCTATTCATCTCCCCGTTCTCTCTCACCTTCATCTCCACGTTCTCTGTCTTTCATCTCCACTTTCTCTTTCATCTAGAcgttctctgtctctttcatcTCCACGTTCTCTTCATCTCTCAGCCGCTGCTGAAGTTGTTAAAGTAATTTCATGCTTGTTGTCTTCATGCGTCAGTGCAGCGTACGTACGACTGTCCTCGctgctcacttcctgtctgactgCAGTTGTGTGTATTCAGTGTGCATGTGATTGTGGGGGCGGAGCTCTGGGGGAGTGGTTGCTGATGACGTGTGGGTGTGGTTTGATTTTGGGGGCGTGGCGTCGATGACGTGTCCTCTCTCTTCAGGCCAATCCTGCTCCTTTGGTGGTCAACACGGACAGTCTGGACACGCCCCCATACGTGAGTCCACACCTCCACACCAGATACATATTAGTTGACAccagagtgattgacagctgccaTCAGCCAATAGCAGTGCAATagtaatatatgtgtgtgtttgcaggtgaaCGGGACAGAGGCTGATTATGAGTATGAGGAAATCACACTGGAGAGGGTAAGAACACGTTTGAATGATCGTTTAAACACTGATCCATGTCATTGattggtgtgtgtttggtttccaGGGCAACTCGGGTTTGGGCTTCAGCATTGCGGGCGGCACGGACAACCCACACATCGGTGAAGACCCCAGTATCTTCATCACCAAAGTCATCGCAGGAGGAGCGGCCGCCCAGGATGCACGTCTCAGGtccctgcacgcacacacgcacacacgcacgcacccaCGCACACGTTTACTTTCAGAATGGTGTCTATTACCCAGATTCCCCTGCTGTGTGGCACTGCCTTTCACTGCTTTATTCATCATGTATCAGTGTGACACACCTgatcctgatgatgatgatgatgatgatgggctTTGGGCCctcacagacttttccaacaggaaattgaagtttgcaagcactcactctctcacaccaaacctcagagagaaaatctctgattttaacattacacacacacacacacacacacaggagtagagttctcaacgggcctgaaaattacaacccgaCCCAATCCAGCCCGTGGGTCTTTACACCCGAACCCGACCCGGCCTGACATACCCACATGAATTGTCttgcaattttcccattgaacGAAGCACggtgttttatttgcagctggagtgggtgctgctgctgctgttgctgctgctgctgaagcagcACCAGTCTCTTTCATCCAGTTGATTGATTCACATCGATCAACATATCATTTACAAACTGCAAGAAAAGTGTtttatgaggggaaaaaaggaagcccGAGGCCCGACCTGACCCGCCTTATTTGACTGAACATGCGTGCGCGAGTACGTGTTCGGTCTTaggacgactgtgttgctgctgttgtttcaggGTGAACGACGTCATCCTGAGGGTCAACGAGGTGGACGTACGAGATGTGACCCACAGCCGCGCCGTGGAGGCCCTGAAGGAGGCGGGCTCGCTCGTCCGACTCTACGTCCGCCGCAGGAAACCTGTGTCCGAGAAAGTGATGGAGATCAAACTGGTGAAGGGACCCAAAGGTAACCTTGGTGACGGTGGTGGGACGGGTGTGGTGGTGGTTTTAATCTCACtgaatcctggtcctggtgtGGTGCAGGTCTGGGCTTCAGCATCGCGGGCGGAGTCGGGAACCAGCACATCCCAGGCGACAACAGCATCTACGTCACCAAGATCATTGAGGGAGGAGCCGCACACAAAGATGGGCGGCTGCAGATTGGAGACAAGCTGCTTGCTGTAAGCATGTGGCCACGCCCCCCTACTTCCTGTTGACTCTGTATGTCAGCAGAGATGACGCGGTTACAGTAAAATAACAACTCGATAACTATGttacaaacaaaatgtgcatgttttaaagATCATTAAAGTTAGCAAACTAGGTTACTGTCATTACTGAAGCTAATGTTTAAAGAAAAACCActtcatcaaaataaaatcaagattATAGAAGAACAGATTCATGGTCAGATgatgaaactgtgaaaaaaacatttcaaaataaaagtctctaacttttattttgtggttgCAGGTGAACAGCTCGTGTCTGGAGGAAGTGAGCCATGAACACGCCGTCACTGCCCTGAAAAACACTCCGGACGTGGTTTACTTAAAAGTGGCCAAACCCAACAGTGTCTTCATGCACGAGAGCTTTGCTCCACCAGACCTCACCAACTGTGAGCatgtcctcatctgtcctccATCTGTCCTCCACCTGTCTTCCATCTGTCCACCCGTCCTCCATCTGTCCTCCCGCCCCCCACCTGTCCTCATGTTTCTATCTGTCCACCTGTCTTCCATCTGTCCTCCACCTGTCCATTTGTTCTCATGTCCTCCATCTGTCCACCTATCCTCCATCTGTCTTCCAGTCCATCTGTGTTCATGTCCTTCATTTGTCTTCCTGtccatctgtcctcatgtccttcaTCTGTCTTCCTGTCCATCCGTCCTCATGTCCTTCATCTGTCTTCCTGtccatctgtcctcatgtccttcaTCTGTCTTCCTGTCCTTCATCTGTCCTCCACCTGTCCATCTGTCCTTTGTCCTGCTTTGTCTCAGTGTTAACCATCGATCTAATCTCAATcaatttttttgtctgtctgtttgtagCGTACTCACAGCACATGGAGAACCATATCAGCCCGCCCCCCTTCCTGGGTcagcccctcccaccaccagcaccatcgGGGCGCTACTCCCCGACCCCGAAGAGCATGCTGGGAGATGATGATGTCACGCGGTGAGATCACATTCTGACtctgatgtcacttcctgtttttttttgtctattgaAATTAAACaggagtgattgacagctggtgtctcCTCCCACAGAGAGCCGAGGAAGGTGGTGCTGCACCGAGGAGCGACTGGTCTGGGCTTTAACATCGTGGGCGGCGAGGATGGAGAGGGAATCTTCATCTCCTTCATCCTCGCCGGAGGACCAGCTGACCTGTGCGGCGAGCTGAGGAAAGGAGACAGACTCGTatcagtgtgtacacacacacacacacacacacacacacacacattcccctCCCATTGAAAGGAGTGTACACAAGGTATTTGTTCTAAATTCCTCCTTCACAGCGTAGCAGTCAGAAAAGCTGCCTGTAGCTCGATGTCGTCCATTAGGATGTCCACTAGATGGAGCTCCAGAACACAGGCGCTTCCATAATTACTGTTGTTGTGAGGACCACTCAGACGTCCTCACAACCACACATGTCCCCACAAACAAGGTTGCCTGTCAATAGTTTAATGACCTCACAAGTACACCAGTGTTTTAGTAGCTGTGGGTGTTTTCAGGTGAACGGCGTGGATCTGCGTAGTGCCACCCACGAACAGGCTGCCGCTGCCCTGAAGAACGCCGGACAGACGGTGACCATCATCGCCCACTACAGGCCAgagggtgacacacacacacagacgagcacaggttaaatattgtgatgtgATGACCTCTGGTGACCTCTGGTGTCTGTGTTTCAGATTACAGCCGCTTCGAGGCAAAGATCCACGACCTGAGGGAGCAGATGAtgaacagcagcatcagctcGGGGTCCGGTTCTCTGCGCACCAGCCAGAAGAGGTCACTGTACGTCAGGTGAGGACTTCAGAGGACTGACCTGCTCAATACATGGATAGTATCTctctattttcaaaataaaagtctcagtttctgttcatccatgCATAAAAACAACCCCACAGTTTtcagaataaatgtgtgtttaagtttaatggtgtgtgtgtgtgtgtgtgtgtgtgcgcgtgtgcgtgtgcgtgcagaGCTCTCTTTGACTATGATAAGACCAGAGACTCGGGTCTGCCCAGTCAGGGTCTCAACTTTAAGTTTGGCGACATCCTTCACGTGGTGAACGCGTCCGATGACGAGTGGTGGCAGGCACGTCAGCTGACCGCTCAGGGCGAGGTGGAGGAAGTGGGCGTGATCCCCAGCAAGAGACGGTCAGTTGACTCATTTTTGTTGTCACATGGAAAAGTTGAAGGTgtagttcaggtttttcattctgcttgaaaaaaaatgaaaaaaggtttGTAAAGCacgcactcactctctcacacacacacacacacacacactctcacaccaaacctcatgttaaaatcagtgattttaacatcacacacacaggagctgttgatcctctgctgcctccatcactaagttctaaagtctgattttaatgaattcggcatttgaaatatttcatttagactcagtgacacaaagtgaccacacgaggcaccagaggaccagcagctcctgtgtttccGCAGCtttatgaggtttggtgtgagagtgagtgaagtcTAACAGGGACAACGATGCCATGGACTTGTGCCTGCACGATGtgcgacctctgaccttttgTCTCGTCGAACCACAGggtggagaagaaagagagggcAAGGTTAAAGACGGTGAAGTTCAACGCCAAGTCTGGAGAGCGCGGGGTGAGTGTGAAAAGCAGCTGATTATGCATGACGTTTTTCCAGAGTGACGCACCGCCGCTGCCACCTGAGCTCCGCCCACTAATGCGTGACGCCGCTGACCAGTTAACAGCATGTGGAAGTCTGCGGCCGCTGAGCCACAGTCTACTCAGTGCGCTGCTTTAACATCAGAACACATCACCAACGCTGCTCTGTAACACACGGTTTTACCCGGGGGGGCGGGGAGAAACGCTTGACATTGatgtctgtctgctgctcataccttcctcctcctcaccagtCAACGCCCCCTCTCTCTAATGCTGAGCATGTAACATCTGATGTTGACTGTTGTCACGTGATGACATCAGAAagagtcaaaaacacaaaactgaatttTGAAAGCGTCCATTTCTTCTGCCtaaaatttacttttttatgcCCCGCCCTCTTCGTCACATGACATCCTTCAAGCTGTGTCAGTCAGCTGATGTCTGCATGTCGCACGcatgtcatctctctctctgtgctgcgTTCACTGTCAGTGTGTAAATGTGGGCGTTTCACgttcagtgtgttttctctttacaAAGAACACGCCAATTCGGTCTGACTCTGTGGCTCCACCCACTTTTTATTTACCCACACAAAAACTGTCCAATCAAAGTTTAACTCGTCACGAACGGGAcgaaaaaagttaaataatgaTTCACATTATAAACGATCAGGGTCTTCTCTCTCTGTACTCCGCCTTCTCTCTCTATGCTCCTCCTTCATTTGTTGTTACCTAAAGTTACTTTACGAAACATAAAGCTACAGCTCCACCTTGTGGTGCCCACTCATGTCAGTCACGTGAAATAACTGATAAATAATCATGATCTCTTCTCGTTATTAGCATGATATTTGAGTCACGATATGATATTACGAGAGCGAGCGAGCACTTTGTGCATCTAGTGACTGAATTCACCAACGTCAACAAAAACTTTTATTGTTCCGTTTCTTATTCAAACTTTTCAGTAATAACTGATCAGTAACTAGTTAATAACTGACAAATAACTGATCACTAACTGGTTAATAACTGATCAGTAACTGGTCAATAACTGGTTAATAACTGATCAGTAACTGGTTAATAACAGTGGATAAGACAGAAGTGTTGTTCAGACCCAGGGACGTCTCATTCTGTCCTCatctcttcttctgtttttattccatcaccacctccacctcctcctgctcctgctcctgctcctcctactcctcctgctcctcctactcctcatcctcctcctgctcctgctcctcctcctcctcctcctcctcagcagtctCTCAATGACAAGCGTAAAAAGAACCTCTTTTCCCGAAAGTTTCCGTTCTACAAGAGCAAAGAGACGAACAAGCAGGAGACCAGCGATGTCGACCGTGAGTACCAGCTctgtggggtggggtgggggaggggCATGGGCGAGGCTTGACTGGTCAGCGACAGGAAGAGAGGTCAGCTGGTGGCGGCGTGCTGCAAACGTGCCggtggttgtcatggtaacaggGCTCGGCTGAAACTGTCGCTGCCAaaacgccccctggtggtggtcCTTAGAAATGTCACATGAATTTTGGTCCCTGCTCCTGCGCCCTGTTGCCGTGGTGACCAGCGTTGTTCCCTCTGCTCTCAGTCTGTCGCTGTTACTCAGTaacgttgtgtttgtgtggttgttgttttctcctgGTTGTTTGTGCGGCGCTGACCTCAGGACAACAGCGACGACGTTCTGTCCAGAGCTCACAGTAAGTCCTCCAAACCTCCACCAGACACTgcaccccctgctgctgagaaccacgTCACAAAAGAcctctacgtcacatgatcacgtctttatctcactgtgagacaggaaactgtttgtaaacacactcactctcccacaccaaaccttatagagaaaatcacatcacatatttatgttttaccACCAGACCACAGGCGAATAAATTCAGCCCTCTGCTCCTTGGTCCCTTCaacataataaaatgattatgGTTTGTTTCTTTCATACCACCAACTATAATTAGTGTATgtggcaaaaataaatcaagtttaACTTAAAACAAAAGTTTCAAAGTTACGCCATGATTGaaacagcagacagagaacagcagaTGCGGCGGTCAGTCTTGTGACTTGTGCTTATTCATTACATCAATAGCGGCACAACATTTCATAACAAACTCCCTGCTGTCACTCGAGACGCTTCCCTCCGCCATCTTGCTTGTAGTAGAAGAGATTTGCCGCTGGTGCGCAAAGAATTATGGGATATGGTCGGCTGAGAAGGATACACCAGACCTATCCTTCCCAAACAAGCTAATGTCGGCCACATATGTAGGCCGGACATGAAGGAGTCGACGTAGACTGTTTGAATTGGGACAGCCGACGTCACTGCGCTGTGACACAATTTGACGACATCTGGCCGAAAAATCCACACTCCGTAGGGTCCAGTCCCTTGAATGTGACACAgctacagtgagataaagacgtgatcatgtgacagaaatggctgtgtgtcaggctggttctctgcagcagggggcgctcacaacACAGCCAGTACATCATTAAACCACTAAATTATCCTTTATATCATTTCAACTTTAGTAATGTCAGGTTTTCTCTGGAAAACTCTCGACAGTCACGTGACTATGTCGTGTCTGTCGTAACACCTGCAGCTGatcacatgaaaataaaccagTGATGACGTCATCACATGCTGCTTTGTTTATGACTTGAAAACATTTGTCAGGACAAagatctacttcctgtttatatTAGAATATTagatctgcttcctgtttatattacaatattagatctacttcctgtttatatTAGAATATTagatctgcttcctgtttataTTAGAATATTAGATCTGCGCTTCCTgtttatattacaatattagagctgcaacaaatgCAGATTTACATAATATGTCCTCTACTTTCTCCattaatatatacacacacatcatataCACTGCTCCCACACTCCCATTAGGGTTTATCAAATCAGTAAATAAGAAttgtacaaaatataaaaataataataagacatatCAATAAACACATAAGTACAGTGGGACTTTTATTGTGTTACTTTCTATCTCCATTTAGGCTGGAACCTCTCTAACATGAACTGCCCAGTAATAAAGTTTCATGTTGGGTCATTTAAGCCCTCCCCGGTCATATGTTAGATAAAGAAGAGAAAGACGCAGTGTAGGACGTTTATTATTCCATATAAATTAgggaaagcttttttttaaccgAGAGAAAAAAGGAGTGGAACTGATTGGAACAAATATAGGAATTTCAGCAGAATCCATTGATgttcttaatgtttttgtccacaaacaaaatgattcaagCTGAAAAATCGGAGAAActagaaatgattcacatttaagaagctgaaaaatgacagaaactggtTCTTTGTGTGctctgccccctggtggctcgCTCCAGTAAATACACAACAAATCGGTGGTCAAACAGGAAGTACGTCTGCGCTCACGCCATCTATCCCAATCCTTGTGGTTGTTTTCAGCTCGGGGGCAAAGCATCATGGGAAATGGATGCTCTGGCTGACTCTGCGTTCTcctgtgttttactgtgatttCAGAACATGTGACCTCTAACGCCAGCGATAGCGAGAGTAGCTACCGTAAGTCCCAAGCTCCTCCTCCGCCTGAAACACTAACGATCGCCGTGAGATCCGActaaccccacccccccacacacgcCCCACCCCACTCATCACATGAATGAGAACAAACCACTGATTGGCCAGTAACCTGCTGATGCTCCTGAGCGCCCTCTGGCTGCTGCATGAAACACAGCTTCAATCAAACCGCtatcttgttttgttcaaaTATCAACACGTTAGGGCGGGACTGTCTGACGACCTTTGACCCTCTCAGGTGAGGGCGGGTCTaaatttatgtgtgtgtgtgacatcacaggaCTGAAGGGGTGGGACTAAATGtgacagtatgtatgtgtgtgtgacatcacagtgactgAAGGGGCGGGACTTAATGTCACAGTATGCGTGTGACATCACGTGACTGAAGGGGCGGGACTTAATGTcccagtatatgtgtgtgtgtgacatcacacgACTGAAGGGGCAGGACTTAATGTCACAGTatgtgtgacatcacagtgactgaaggggcggggcttaatgtgacagtatgtgtgtgacatcacGGCGACTGAAGAGGCGGGGCTTAATGtcacagtatatatgtgtgacATCACGGCGACTGAAGGGGCGGGACTTAATGTCACAGTATTTAGCACATTAATGTTATTTAACgatctttaaaaataaactgatgAGTTCATATTTACGATTAttgatcaaatatttaaatagcTCCTCACAGGAGAAGATGATGTCATGACGTGTAACTGATAGCGTATCACAGAATCACCGTATTGCAACTTTAACGTTAGCGTGTCACAGTTGTATCCAGAGTTCCGCTGAATTTTCCAGCATGcacttgtatttttttagtttttctgatTATCGTTGGTGAGAAAtagcattttaaatttaaagggacagttcaggttttttatttatttgttttttatattatatcattttctGATCCGTTTAGGTGGACAGGAGGAGTACGTCTTGTCGTATGAACCTGTCGTTCAGCAGGAAGGTAAAACACACTCAGCTGTTTCCTGACACTTTTGTATATTATATCactcttttatatatatatgtatgtatatatatatatatacatatgtgtgtgtatatatacatacatatgtatatatatatatatatgcgtaTGTAAAtgagtatatatacacatacgtatatatgcgtatacatatatgtatgaatatacatgtatgtatatatagatacacacacatacgtatatatacatatatctatatatgtatacatacagtatgtatatatacagtgatggtgtttggtggCACCACTGGGACCCCCCAAGTAGATCTGGGCTGCTTGGCACcgcttttaaaacacaataccACAAACCTGGGGGTAAAATTGACTCTGATCTGAAGCTTGACAACCAGATCTGTGGTTAAGTCGAGCTTTTTTCAATTGAAACGGTAATTCGCGCCTTTGTCACCACTCGGCTGGATTACTGTAATTCACTTTATGTGGGAGTTAGTGCGTCCTCCATTGCCCGTCTTCAGATGGTACAAAACACTGCCGCACGTCTTTTAACTGGCGCACGtaaatttgagcacatttcccccattttagcctcactccactggctgcccatacaCCAGGATCGCTTTTAAAATTATTGTATTTGTTAAATCCCTGAATGGTCTTGCCCCACCCTACCTCTCCGAGCTTCTACATCCCTCTCTCAGGTCAGCtaatcagctgctcctgagtgtgcctAAAACTAAgtggaagctcagaggggatcgtgCCTTCACTGAcgcagctccaaaactttggaatgcTCTGCCTCcataagacaggcctcgtccttgtctgtttttaaatcccttcttaaaagccaccttttctctttggcctttgacacttcatgagacgttgatttttatttatttattattttaagctgttttatctaattttgaaccttttatttattatgtcttttatttattctgtacagcactttggtccattgtggtttgtttaaagtgcttaacaaataaagttggattggatggATTGGATATACtcatatacatatgcatatatacatatgtgtgtatacatataaacatatatgtatacatatatgtgatatatacacacatacatatgtatatatagatacacacatacgtatatatacatatatgtatacatacagtatatatgtatatatactcttatatgtgtatatttatgtgtatatatgtatatatacacacatacgtacatatatatgtatatatgtatatatgtatatatatacatgtatatgtatatatatatatatatatatatatatatgtatatataaaaatagataTAGTATAGTTTGAAGTTTGTGATCAGTAAAAAGACAAAcgtttgtgaatgaatgaatgttgaggTTTTTGTGTGCGACAGTGAACTACACGCGTCCCGTCATCGTCCTGGGACCCATGAAAGATCGGATTAACGACGACCTGATCTCCGAGTTTCCCGACAAGTTTGGATCCTGCGTCCCGCGTGAGATTCTTCATCTTTATCGATTATTGATCGGATTCATTCTCAAAGCAttaacgtgtttgtttttttctggccCCTCCCCCTCAGATACGACGCGGCCGAAGCGGGACTACGAGGTGGACGGAAGAGATTATCACTTCGTGGTGTCCAGGGAGCAGATGGAGAAGGACATCCAGGACCACAAGTTCATCGAGGCGGGTCAATACAACAACCACCTGTACGGAACCAGCGTGCAGTCAGTGCGAGAGGTCGCTGAGAAGGTAACGGCCCCTGCTGGACCCTGATCATGATGATCATTTCAGaacatttaaagggacagttcaggtgttACTTACAGTCTCTACGTCACTGAGTGGTGTTTTGTGAAGGGGTTAAAATATAGTTGTTTTTCTGTCGTCAGGGGAAACACTGCATCCTGGACGTGTCAGGAAACGCCATCAAGAGGCTGCAGTTGGCTCAGCTTCACCCCATCGCCGTCTTCATCAAACCCAAGTCTGTGGAGAACATCATGTGAGTGTCCTTAATCATCGTCCTCAGTTCCTGTTGTGTCTCTCTGACCGACCTGTGGACGCTGTCTCTTCCTGCAGGGACATGAACAAGCGTCTGACAGACGAGCAGAGCAGGAAAACCTTTGACAGAGCAACCAAGCTGGAGCAGGAGTTCACTGAGCACTTCACAGGTGAGAC
This genomic interval carries:
- the LOC122772234 gene encoding discs large homolog 1-like protein isoform X8, encoding MVRAGSSSSSSSSSSGGGGEAGGGGGGTAGRAGRRSWRRRRLSATCPGASSSRKVDCFLPMLCHCKLACTNSAISLMFGCKKYQHHDEDSSLQDQSSPQLTEEGGAGPELVQVAEKNLSQVENVHGYVSHAHISPMKVASLECVFDGSSMLGQQHPELPSSTSPTSSTFHSHGVSLQANPAPLVVNTDSLDTPPYVNGTEADYEYEEITLERGNSGLGFSIAGGTDNPHIGEDPSIFITKVIAGGAAAQDARLRVNDVILRVNEVDVRDVTHSRAVEALKEAGSLVRLYVRRRKPVSEKVMEIKLVKGPKGLGFSIAGGVGNQHIPGDNSIYVTKIIEGGAAHKDGRLQIGDKLLAVNSSCLEEVSHEHAVTALKNTPDVVYLKVAKPNSVFMHESFAPPDLTNSYSQHMENHISPPPFLGQPLPPPAPSGRYSPTPKSMLGDDDVTREPRKVVLHRGATGLGFNIVGGEDGEGIFISFILAGGPADLCGELRKGDRLVSVNGVDLRSATHEQAAAALKNAGQTVTIIAHYRPEDYSRFEAKIHDLREQMMNSSISSGSGSLRTSQKRSLYVRALFDYDKTRDSGLPSQGLNFKFGDILHVVNASDDEWWQARQLTAQGEVEEVGVIPSKRRVEKKERARLKTVKFNAKSGERGDNSDDVLSRAHSGQEEYVLSYEPVVQQEVNYTRPVIVLGPMKDRINDDLISEFPDKFGSCVPHTTRPKRDYEVDGRDYHFVVSREQMEKDIQDHKFIEAGQYNNHLYGTSVQSVREVAEKGKHCILDVSGNAIKRLQLAQLHPIAVFIKPKSVENIMDMNKRLTDEQSRKTFDRATKLEQEFTEHFTAVVQGDTLEDIYDQVKQIIEEQSGPFIWVQSKEKL
- the LOC122772234 gene encoding disks large homolog 1 isoform X9; this translates as MLNSVWYAKKMGRRIMGTLRRTKRLHRRLLANPAPLVVNTDSLDTPPYVNGTEADYEYEEITLERGNSGLGFSIAGGTDNPHIGEDPSIFITKVIAGGAAAQDARLRVNDVILRVNEVDVRDVTHSRAVEALKEAGSLVRLYVRRRKPVSEKVMEIKLVKGPKGLGFSIAGGVGNQHIPGDNSIYVTKIIEGGAAHKDGRLQIGDKLLAVNSSCLEEVSHEHAVTALKNTPDVVYLKVAKPNSVFMHESFAPPDLTNSYSQHMENHISPPPFLGQPLPPPAPSGRYSPTPKSMLGDDDVTREPRKVVLHRGATGLGFNIVGGEDGEGIFISFILAGGPADLCGELRKGDRLVSVNGVDLRSATHEQAAAALKNAGQTVTIIAHYRPEDYSRFEAKIHDLREQMMNSSISSGSGSLRTSQKRSLYVRALFDYDKTRDSGLPSQGLNFKFGDILHVVNASDDEWWQARQLTAQGEVEEVGVIPSKRRVEKKERARLKTVKFNAKSGERGQSLNDKRKKNLFSRKFPFYKSKETNKQETSDVDQHVTSNASDSESSYRGQEEYVLSYEPVVQQEVNYTRPVIVLGPMKDRINDDLISEFPDKFGSCVPHTTRPKRDYEVDGRDYHFVVSREQMEKDIQDHKFIEAGQYNNHLYGTSVQSVREVAEKGKHCILDVSGNAIKRLQLAQLHPIAVFIKPKSVENIMDMNKRLTDEQSRKTFDRATKLEQEFTEHFTAVVQGDTLEDIYDQVKQIIEEQSGPFIWVQSKEKL
- the LOC122772234 gene encoding discs large homolog 1-like protein isoform X6; translated protein: MPVRRKDAQRALLLLEEYRTKLNHTEDRQLRVSLQRVIDIFQSNLFQALIDIQEFYEVTLLDSQRWVESPKGADPTVPVNLWDFSSLQSTTVTSDLSTSIEKYQHHDEDSSLQDQSSPQLTEEGGAGPELVQVAEKNLSQVENVHGYVSHAHISPMKVASLECVFDGSSMLGQQHPELPSSTSPTSSTFHSHGEDNHFLSCSSNPYPLIQANPAPLVVNTDSLDTPPYVNGTEADYEYEEITLERGNSGLGFSIAGGTDNPHIGEDPSIFITKVIAGGAAAQDARLRVNDVILRVNEVDVRDVTHSRAVEALKEAGSLVRLYVRRRKPVSEKVMEIKLVKGPKGLGFSIAGGVGNQHIPGDNSIYVTKIIEGGAAHKDGRLQIGDKLLAVNSSCLEEVSHEHAVTALKNTPDVVYLKVAKPNSVFMHESFAPPDLTNSYSQHMENHISPPPFLGQPLPPPAPSGRYSPTPKSMLGDDDVTREPRKVVLHRGATGLGFNIVGGEDGEGIFISFILAGGPADLCGELRKGDRLVSVNGVDLRSATHEQAAAALKNAGQTVTIIAHYRPEDYSRFEAKIHDLREQMMNSSISSGSGSLRTSQKRSLYVRALFDYDKTRDSGLPSQGLNFKFGDILHVVNASDDEWWQARQLTAQGEVEEVGVIPSKRRVEKKERARLKTVKFNAKSGERGQSLNDKRKKNLFSRKFPFYKSKETNKQETSDVDQHVTSNASDSESSYRGQEEYVLSYEPVVQQEVNYTRPVIVLGPMKDRINDDLISEFPDKFGSCVPHTTRPKRDYEVDGRDYHFVVSREQMEKDIQDHKFIEAGQYNNHLYGTSVQSVREVAEKGKHCILDVSGNAIKRLQLAQLHPIAVFIKPKSVENIMDMNKRLTDEQSRKTFDRATKLEQEFTEHFTAVVQGDTLEDIYDQVKQIIEEQSGPFIWVQSKEKL